One Rhea pennata isolate bPtePen1 chromosome 3, bPtePen1.pri, whole genome shotgun sequence DNA segment encodes these proteins:
- the BAG2 gene encoding BAG family molecular chaperone regulator 2 isoform X2, which yields MARAACTLCGDEERGILKRRPCSLRVEAFRDAASAMEQEKEILLEMIHNIQNSQDMRHISEGEREELNLTANRLMGRTLTVEVSVETIRNAQQQESLLHATKMIDEIVNKLLDDLEDSKIRLMSLYGACTSDVPAGPIDQKFQSVVIGCAIEDQKKIKRRLETLLRNLENSEKSITLLEHQKSSVRQSCNSKQD from the exons ATGGCCAGAGCAGCTTGTACGTTATGCGGCGACGAGGAGAGGGGAATACTGAAACGTAGACCATGCAGCTTAAG GGTAGAGGCTTTCCGTGATGCAGCATCTGCTAtggaacaagaaaaagaaatcctgctAGAAATGATCCACAATATACAGAACAGCCAGGATATGCGGCACATCAGTGAAG GTGAGAGAGAAGAACTTAATCTGACTGCTAATCGTCTGATGGGCCGAACCCTCACTGTGGAGGTTTCTGTAGAAACTATTCGAAATGCCCAGCAGCAGGAATCCCTGCTACATGCCACAAAGATGATTGATGAAATAGTCAATAAACTTCTAGATGATCTGGAAGATTCCAAAATCCGCCTAATGTCACTTTATGGTGCATGTACCTCTGATGTGCCAGCAGGACCCATCGATCAGAAATTTCAGTCTGTTGTAATTGGATGTGCTATTGAGGatcagaagaaaatcaagagaaGGCTAGAGACTCTGCTCAGAAActtagaaaattctgaaaagtcAATCACATTGTTAGAACATCAGAAATCATCTGTTCGACAGTCTTGCAACAGCAAACAGGATTAA